From a single Couchioplanes caeruleus genomic region:
- the pseI gene encoding pseudaminic acid synthase has product MIVDDVEIGAGRRPYIVAEMSGNHNGSLDRALALVDAAAGAGAHAIKIQTYTADTMTVDVKHPRFQISQGHELWGDEYLYQLYERAHTPWEWHEAIFERARERGLTPFSSPFDRTAVELLEKLDAPMYKIASSEITDLPLIRLCASTRKPLIISTGMASVQEIAAAVDAARGAGCRDIVVLSCTASYPAPPEHTNLRRIPVLAEAFRVPIGLSDHTLGIGVPVASVAFGACLIEKHVTLDRRDGGVDSAFSLEPQELAALVVESERAWQALGTTAIGPTEAEKEGLRFRRSLYVVTDVRAGDPVTEENVRSIRPTGGLAPDTIGLVLGRTFQRDAAKGTPLSWDLI; this is encoded by the coding sequence GTGATCGTCGACGACGTGGAGATCGGCGCCGGGCGGCGGCCGTACATCGTGGCCGAGATGTCGGGCAACCACAACGGCTCCCTCGACCGCGCGCTGGCGCTGGTGGACGCGGCGGCCGGGGCCGGCGCCCACGCCATCAAGATCCAGACGTACACGGCCGACACGATGACCGTGGACGTGAAGCACCCGCGCTTCCAGATCTCCCAGGGCCACGAGCTGTGGGGCGACGAGTACCTCTACCAGCTGTACGAGCGCGCGCACACGCCCTGGGAGTGGCACGAGGCGATCTTCGAACGCGCCCGGGAACGCGGCCTGACGCCGTTCTCCAGCCCGTTCGACCGTACGGCGGTGGAGCTGCTCGAGAAGCTCGACGCCCCGATGTACAAGATCGCCTCGTCGGAGATCACCGACCTGCCGCTGATCCGGCTCTGCGCGAGCACCCGCAAGCCGCTGATCATCTCCACCGGGATGGCGAGCGTGCAGGAGATCGCCGCCGCGGTGGACGCCGCCCGCGGCGCCGGTTGCCGGGACATCGTCGTGCTCTCCTGCACCGCGTCGTACCCGGCCCCGCCCGAGCACACCAACCTGCGGCGCATCCCGGTGCTCGCCGAGGCGTTCCGGGTGCCGATCGGGCTCAGCGACCACACGCTCGGCATCGGCGTACCGGTGGCGAGCGTGGCCTTCGGCGCCTGCCTGATCGAGAAGCACGTGACGCTGGACCGCCGCGACGGCGGCGTGGACTCGGCCTTCTCACTGGAGCCGCAGGAGCTCGCCGCGCTGGTCGTCGAGTCGGAACGGGCCTGGCAGGCGCTGGGCACGACCGCCATCGGCCCGACCGAGGCCGAGAAGGAGGGTCTGCGCTTCCGTCGCTCCCTCTACGTGGTGACCGACGTGCGCGCGGGCGACCCGGTCACCGAGGAGAACGTCCGCTCCATCCGCCCGACCGGCGGCCTGGCCCCCGACACCATCGGCCTGGTGCTCGGGCGCACCTTCCAGCGGGACGCGGCCAAGGGCACGCCGCTGTCCTGGGACCTGATCTGA
- a CDS encoding GNAT family N-acetyltransferase: protein MLRAAVDADRDTVLTWRNHPDVRAVSLTTHVITPEEHAKWWDAALADPRRHVLIFDDKGVVIFDLREDPPSWSFYLDVAGLGGDLLPTWMRLEQAAVRYAFGELGLTRLGGETLASNKQVLALHRRFGFAETRRYERLIDGTPQTVVWTERGTEQ, encoded by the coding sequence GTGCTGCGAGCTGCCGTCGATGCCGATCGGGACACCGTTCTCACCTGGCGCAACCACCCGGACGTCCGCGCGGTCAGCCTGACCACGCACGTCATCACGCCGGAGGAGCACGCGAAGTGGTGGGACGCCGCGCTCGCGGACCCGCGGCGGCACGTCCTGATCTTCGACGACAAGGGCGTCGTCATCTTCGACCTGCGTGAGGATCCGCCGAGCTGGAGCTTCTACCTGGACGTCGCCGGGCTCGGCGGGGACCTGCTGCCCACCTGGATGCGCCTGGAGCAGGCCGCGGTCCGGTACGCGTTCGGCGAGCTGGGCCTGACCCGGCTGGGCGGCGAGACGCTGGCGAGCAACAAGCAGGTGCTGGCCCTGCACCGGCGCTTCGGGTTCGCCGAGACCCGGCGCTACGAACGGCTGATCGACGGCACGCCGCAGACCGTGGTGTGGACCGAGAGGGGAACTGAGCAGTGA
- a CDS encoding glycosyltransferase family 2 protein, with translation MDAVLLSVVVPVYGVEGYLYQCLESIRAGLTAEESACVEVIAVDDASPDGCGEMLDAYAARHRDLRVVHLSSNVGLGLARNAGLAEASGEYVWFVDSDDWLPAGSVRAVLERLRAERPDVLLVDHLRVHENGRLEPDASSAALRDPRLPSLIKLQHTAWNRIVRRGLLAELDLRFLPGWYEDVPFSNPVLIGAKTVAVLDRVCYHYRIGRLGAITATRSERHFEAFDQYDRMLAWVEARNPEPWLRHQLFTLMVNHLLVVAGNDGRLQPGARRAFFKRLAAHYRRHLPAGHPGDAGIKHRLVRLDNYPLYAVLRQAYRMAKRDPELSPAVSPALASAPQRAQTASLR, from the coding sequence ATGGATGCCGTGCTGCTGTCGGTGGTCGTCCCGGTGTACGGGGTCGAGGGCTACCTCTACCAGTGCCTGGAGTCGATCCGCGCCGGGCTGACCGCCGAGGAGTCCGCCTGCGTCGAGGTCATCGCGGTCGACGACGCCTCGCCGGACGGCTGCGGGGAGATGCTGGACGCGTACGCGGCCCGCCACCGCGACCTGCGCGTGGTGCACCTGAGCAGCAACGTCGGCCTGGGGCTGGCCCGCAACGCCGGCCTGGCCGAGGCGAGCGGCGAGTACGTCTGGTTCGTCGACAGCGACGACTGGCTGCCGGCCGGCTCGGTACGGGCGGTGCTGGAGCGGCTGCGCGCCGAGCGCCCCGACGTGCTGCTCGTCGACCACCTGCGGGTGCACGAGAACGGCCGGCTGGAGCCCGACGCGAGCAGCGCCGCGCTCAGGGACCCCCGGCTGCCCAGCCTGATCAAGCTGCAGCACACCGCCTGGAACCGGATCGTGCGCCGCGGGCTGCTGGCCGAGCTGGACCTGCGCTTCCTGCCCGGCTGGTACGAGGACGTCCCGTTCAGCAACCCGGTGCTCATCGGCGCGAAGACCGTCGCCGTCCTCGACCGGGTCTGCTACCACTACCGCATCGGCCGGCTCGGCGCGATCACCGCGACCCGCAGCGAGCGCCACTTCGAGGCCTTCGACCAGTACGACCGGATGCTCGCCTGGGTGGAGGCCCGCAACCCCGAGCCGTGGCTGCGCCACCAGTTGTTCACCTTGATGGTCAACCACCTGCTGGTCGTGGCGGGCAACGACGGCCGCCTGCAGCCGGGCGCGCGCCGGGCCTTCTTCAAGCGGCTGGCCGCGCACTACCGCCGCCACCTGCCCGCGGGCCACCCCGGGGACGCGGGGATCAAGCACCGGTTGGTCCGCCTCGACAACTACCCGCTGTACGCAGTGCTCCGGCAGGCGTACCGGATGGCCAAGCGCGACCCCGAGCTGTCACCTGCGGTTTCCCCGGCCCTCGCCTCGGCGCCACAACGGGCTCAAACAGCCTCCCTACGGTGA
- a CDS encoding putative bifunctional diguanylate cyclase/phosphodiesterase: MTTDRLLRASGACAGLAAAWFLVNLVHPVGPRVLLWLPSVVGGIILFLALVRTARTQALPLPTRRFWGHIATAMAFIGVGISSQAVDVLTETHPGGQQTGPVMLVSCGLGVLLIMYALFRLPLDRHSPGELVRVVLDAATVMLAAAVFLWHFSTQPALHQNDGTGVYLSLMVTVIAMLAVFAVAKFVLSSHTYIANSALRLLGVAMFVGAVAPMFRPTFEAVDVSLFPDMVSTPLIYWIAAVAAARQRSAGNRRSRGPVAPRRRSFSLLPYAAVAGVDGLLVWVTWTHSSDTGVVVGSAVLLTALVVLRQVTAFRDNSRLLARLDHSATHDGLTGLANRALFQTRLHTALTAPGDRPVAVALIDLDDFKEVNDTLGHEVGDLLLAEVAQRLAACVRAGDTVARLGGDEFVVVLDDADPAAADLAAERMTQTLHEPVHADGHELPIRASIGIADGHSGDDASVLLRRADVAMYAAKKLTGTTYLHYAPTMATAGADHAHLGAELREAIADDQLFLLYQPIVALDDGRIMGAEALVRWAHPLRGALAPDTFIPVAERTGLIVPLGRWVMRTAFAQLARWMAEHGDAAPGVLNVNVSARDLREPGFADDVAALLAEYALPADRIVLEITETMALEGGQPVLTLHRLRALGVRISLDDFGTGHSTLTLLHDCPIDEIKLDRSFTQSQIDDRPPVSAAVIHLAQALGLHAVAEGVETADQAEQLLALGYIAAQGYHFARPMPPELLSELLAAGSSLAPALSGLPVAGRG, encoded by the coding sequence GTGACGACCGATCGCCTGCTGCGCGCCTCAGGAGCCTGCGCGGGTCTCGCGGCGGCCTGGTTCCTGGTGAACCTCGTGCACCCGGTCGGGCCCCGCGTGCTGCTCTGGCTGCCCAGCGTCGTCGGCGGGATCATCCTGTTCCTCGCGCTGGTGCGCACGGCCCGTACGCAGGCCCTGCCGCTGCCCACCCGCCGGTTCTGGGGGCACATCGCCACGGCCATGGCGTTCATCGGCGTGGGCATCTCGTCCCAGGCGGTCGACGTGCTGACCGAGACGCACCCGGGCGGCCAGCAGACCGGCCCGGTCATGCTCGTCTCGTGCGGCCTCGGCGTGCTGCTCATCATGTACGCCCTGTTCCGCCTCCCCCTGGACCGCCACTCGCCGGGCGAGCTGGTACGCGTGGTGCTGGACGCGGCCACCGTGATGCTCGCGGCCGCCGTGTTCCTCTGGCACTTCAGCACCCAGCCCGCGCTGCACCAGAACGACGGGACCGGTGTCTACCTGTCCCTGATGGTGACGGTCATCGCCATGCTCGCGGTGTTCGCCGTGGCGAAGTTCGTGCTCTCCAGCCACACGTACATCGCCAACTCGGCGCTGCGGCTGCTGGGCGTCGCGATGTTCGTGGGCGCCGTGGCACCGATGTTCCGGCCGACGTTCGAGGCGGTCGACGTCAGCCTGTTCCCCGACATGGTCAGCACGCCGCTCATCTACTGGATCGCCGCCGTCGCCGCGGCGCGCCAGCGCAGCGCCGGGAACCGCCGGTCGCGCGGCCCGGTCGCGCCCCGGCGGAGATCGTTCAGCCTGCTGCCGTACGCGGCCGTCGCGGGCGTCGACGGCCTGCTCGTGTGGGTCACCTGGACGCACAGCTCGGACACCGGCGTGGTGGTCGGCTCCGCGGTGCTGCTGACCGCGCTGGTCGTGCTGCGCCAGGTCACCGCGTTCCGCGACAACAGCCGGCTGCTGGCCCGCCTCGACCACAGCGCCACCCACGACGGCCTGACCGGGCTGGCGAACCGGGCGCTGTTCCAGACCCGGCTGCACACCGCGCTGACCGCCCCCGGCGACCGGCCGGTGGCCGTGGCGCTGATCGACCTGGACGACTTCAAAGAGGTCAACGACACCCTCGGACACGAGGTGGGCGACCTGCTGCTGGCCGAGGTGGCGCAGCGGCTGGCCGCGTGCGTGCGGGCCGGCGACACGGTCGCGCGGCTGGGCGGCGACGAGTTCGTCGTGGTCCTCGACGACGCGGACCCCGCCGCCGCCGACCTGGCCGCCGAGCGGATGACGCAGACGCTGCACGAGCCGGTGCACGCCGACGGCCACGAGCTGCCGATCCGGGCCAGCATCGGCATCGCGGACGGGCACAGCGGCGACGACGCGTCCGTGCTGCTGCGCCGCGCCGACGTCGCCATGTACGCCGCCAAGAAGCTGACCGGCACGACGTACCTGCACTACGCCCCGACGATGGCGACCGCGGGCGCGGACCACGCGCACCTCGGCGCCGAGCTGCGCGAGGCCATCGCCGACGACCAACTCTTCCTGCTGTACCAGCCGATCGTGGCGCTCGACGACGGCCGGATCATGGGCGCGGAGGCGCTGGTCCGCTGGGCCCACCCGCTGCGCGGGGCGCTGGCGCCGGACACGTTCATCCCGGTGGCCGAGCGCACCGGGCTCATCGTGCCGCTGGGCCGGTGGGTCATGCGGACGGCGTTCGCGCAGCTCGCCCGCTGGATGGCCGAGCACGGCGACGCCGCCCCGGGCGTCCTCAACGTCAACGTGTCGGCGCGTGACCTGCGCGAGCCCGGCTTCGCCGACGACGTCGCGGCCCTGCTCGCCGAGTACGCCCTGCCCGCCGACCGCATCGTCCTGGAGATCACCGAGACGATGGCGCTCGAGGGCGGCCAGCCGGTGCTCACCCTGCACCGGCTGCGGGCGCTGGGCGTCCGCATCTCCCTCGACGACTTCGGCACCGGCCACTCGACGCTGACCCTGCTGCACGACTGCCCGATCGACGAGATCAAGCTGGACCGCTCGTTCACCCAGTCGCAGATCGACGACCGGCCGCCGGTCTCCGCGGCGGTCATCCACCTCGCCCAGGCGCTCGGGCTGCACGCGGTGGCCGAGGGCGTGGAGACGGCCGACCAGGCGGAACAGCTGCTGGCGCTCGGCTACATCGCGGCGCAGGGTTACCACTTCGCCCGGCCGATGCCGCCCGAGCTGCTCAGCGAGCTGCTCGCGGCGGGCAGTTCGCTCGCGCCCGCCCTTTCAGGGTTGCCGGTGGCCGGACGCGGGTAG
- a CDS encoding CsbD family protein: MGTDDKIDNKAEELGGKVKEGVGKATDDEKLEAEGKTDQSASKLKQAGENIKDAFKS, encoded by the coding sequence ATGGGCACCGACGACAAGATCGACAACAAGGCCGAGGAGCTCGGCGGCAAGGTCAAGGAGGGCGTCGGCAAGGCGACCGACGACGAGAAGCTCGAGGCCGAGGGCAAGACCGACCAGAGCGCCTCGAAGCTCAAGCAGGCCGGCGAGAACATCAAGGACGCCTTCAAGAGCTGA
- a CDS encoding MMPL family transporter has translation MLDLRTKGEGLEDLSPKVPVVQAYNRINAAFPAETAPAEVVVQAPSVRGARFDAALAAFKREAAATGRLREPVEVRVNPAGTVAVVSVGLAGSGTDRTSEAALKTLRESVAPGTFGKLAGATVAVTGDTAGNADFNERLARSMPWVFGFVLGLAFLLLLVSFRSVVVAVTGVVLNLLSVAAAYGMLVYVFQYGHFEEQLDFTATGGITNWMPLFLFIILFGLSMDYHVFVLSRIREGHDRGLPTREAVARGIGGTAGVITSAAVVMVAVFALFATLPLVSTKELGVGLAAAVLLDATIIRAVLLPAVMALLGERNWWLPRWLGWLPSIAHEPPPAVPAEPRDERELAPVA, from the coding sequence ATGCTGGACCTGCGGACGAAGGGAGAGGGCCTGGAGGACCTGTCGCCGAAGGTGCCGGTGGTGCAGGCGTACAACCGGATCAACGCGGCCTTCCCGGCCGAGACCGCGCCGGCCGAGGTGGTCGTGCAGGCGCCGAGCGTGCGCGGCGCGCGGTTCGACGCGGCGCTGGCCGCCTTCAAGCGGGAGGCCGCGGCGACGGGACGGCTGCGGGAACCGGTCGAGGTGCGGGTCAATCCCGCCGGGACGGTCGCGGTGGTGTCGGTGGGCCTGGCCGGGAGCGGCACCGACCGTACGTCCGAAGCCGCGCTGAAGACGCTGCGGGAGAGCGTCGCGCCGGGGACGTTCGGGAAGCTCGCGGGCGCCACGGTGGCGGTGACCGGTGACACGGCCGGGAACGCCGACTTCAACGAACGGCTGGCCCGCTCGATGCCGTGGGTCTTCGGCTTCGTACTGGGGCTGGCGTTCCTGCTGCTGCTGGTCTCGTTCCGCTCGGTCGTGGTGGCGGTGACCGGGGTGGTCCTGAACCTGCTGTCGGTCGCCGCGGCGTACGGGATGCTCGTCTACGTCTTCCAGTACGGCCACTTCGAGGAGCAGCTCGACTTCACCGCGACCGGCGGCATCACCAACTGGATGCCGCTGTTCCTGTTCATCATCCTGTTCGGGCTGTCCATGGACTACCACGTGTTCGTGCTCAGCCGCATCCGCGAGGGGCACGACCGCGGCCTGCCGACGCGGGAGGCGGTGGCCCGGGGCATCGGCGGCACCGCCGGCGTGATCACCAGCGCGGCCGTGGTGATGGTGGCGGTGTTCGCCCTGTTCGCCACGCTGCCGCTGGTCTCGACGAAGGAGCTCGGCGTGGGCCTGGCCGCGGCGGTGCTGCTGGACGCCACGATCATCCGGGCGGTGCTGCTGCCGGCGGTGATGGCGCTGCTGGGCGAGCGGAACTGGTGGCTGCCGCGCTGGCTGGGGTGGCTGCCGTCGATCGCCCACGAACCGCCGCCCGCGGTGCCGGCCGAGCCGCGCGACGAGCGGGAGCTGGCGCCGGTGGCATGA